One genomic segment of uncultured Desulfobacter sp. includes these proteins:
- the nrfD gene encoding NrfD/PsrC family molybdoenzyme membrane anchor subunit translates to MLEIAIKGSKKYWLWIALLLAVMGAGAIAYADQFLNGLVITGMSRDVSWGFYIANFTFLVGVAAGGVMVVIPYYLHDYERFHRITILGEFLAVACLVMCLLFIVVDLGQPIRMLNVLLYPTPHSMLFWDMIVLNGYLFLNIVVGWKVLEAERNQIEPVWWTKPLVYLSIPFAIGIHTVTAYLYCGLPGRGFWLTAILAPRFLASAFAAGPAFLIILCYIIRKFTKFDPGWEAMQTLSKIVCYAIIANLFFFACEAFVVYYSGIPGHLSHMQYLLFGLHGHNMMVPWMWSALILMGLGAVFLLIPKLRNNRALLPVTCAMIFFGAWIDKALGMIAGGFVPSPLHHVNEYAPTLQEGIIAMGVYGAGFFVLTILYKLATTVKEEVRG, encoded by the coding sequence ATGCTTGAGATAGCTATTAAAGGAAGTAAAAAATATTGGTTGTGGATTGCCCTTTTGCTCGCTGTCATGGGCGCAGGCGCCATTGCCTACGCTGATCAGTTCCTGAACGGTCTGGTGATCACGGGCATGAGCCGGGACGTCTCCTGGGGATTTTACATCGCCAATTTCACCTTTCTTGTGGGTGTTGCCGCAGGTGGTGTTATGGTGGTTATCCCCTATTACCTGCATGATTATGAACGGTTCCACAGAATTACGATTTTAGGTGAATTCCTGGCGGTTGCCTGCCTGGTCATGTGCCTGCTGTTCATTGTTGTGGACTTAGGCCAACCCATCCGTATGCTGAATGTACTCTTGTACCCCACCCCCCACTCCATGCTCTTCTGGGACATGATTGTTCTCAACGGGTATCTGTTTTTGAACATTGTTGTGGGTTGGAAAGTGCTTGAAGCTGAAAGAAACCAGATAGAACCGGTGTGGTGGACAAAACCGCTTGTGTATCTCTCCATCCCCTTTGCCATCGGCATTCATACAGTAACCGCATACCTGTACTGCGGTCTGCCCGGTCGCGGGTTCTGGCTGACGGCCATCCTGGCCCCCAGATTCCTGGCATCTGCATTCGCTGCAGGTCCTGCGTTTCTGATCATCCTTTGTTACATTATCAGAAAATTCACCAAATTTGATCCAGGCTGGGAAGCCATGCAGACCTTATCAAAAATTGTCTGCTACGCCATCATTGCCAACCTGTTCTTCTTTGCTTGTGAAGCTTTTGTGGTTTACTACTCCGGCATCCCCGGTCATCTGTCCCATATGCAGTACCTGCTGTTCGGTCTGCACGGGCATAACATGATGGTGCCCTGGATGTGGAGCGCCCTGATCCTTATGGGTTTAGGCGCCGTATTCCTGCTGATTCCCAAGCTGAGAAACAATCGCGCCCTGTTGCCTGTTACCTGCGCCATGATTTTTTTCGGTGCCTGGATCGACAAGGCGCTTGGTATGATCGCCGGTGGTTTTGTTCCTTCTCCGCTGCATCACGTGAATGAATATGCCCCCACACTCCAGGAAGGGATCATTGCCATGGGTGTATACGGCGCAGGTTTTTTTGTACTGACCATCCTGTACAAACTTGCCACCACAGTTAAAGAAGAGGTTCGCGGATAG
- a CDS encoding 4Fe-4S dicluster domain-containing protein, protein MMIKSRRSFLKVAGIAAIGMGAAPVMNLAASESHGSAQPKTEKNEEALHAKRWGMLIDTSKLNEDVVEAIKEACHKSHNVPDFTIEPDAEKFSGTRPVRDGQEIKWIWDENFHHAFPDKEDEFLAEKFHDLPFLVTCNHCKNPPCVQACPTQATFKREDGIVLMDYHRCIGCRFCMAACPYGSRNFNFRDPRPFIEETDPDFPTRTKGVVEKCNLCAERLAKGEQPHCVEASEGAIIVGDLEDPESEIRHLLAEHYTIRRKQSLGTEPSVYYIV, encoded by the coding sequence ATGATGATAAAGAGCAGAAGAAGCTTTCTTAAAGTAGCGGGTATTGCTGCCATCGGAATGGGTGCTGCTCCGGTAATGAATCTTGCCGCATCAGAATCCCACGGCAGCGCCCAACCGAAAACGGAGAAAAATGAAGAGGCCCTGCATGCCAAACGCTGGGGTATGCTCATTGACACCTCCAAGCTGAACGAAGACGTTGTTGAAGCGATCAAAGAAGCCTGTCATAAGTCCCATAACGTACCGGATTTCACCATTGAGCCGGACGCAGAGAAATTTTCCGGCACCCGCCCGGTCAGGGATGGACAGGAAATTAAATGGATCTGGGACGAAAATTTCCACCATGCCTTTCCGGACAAAGAAGACGAATTTTTGGCTGAAAAATTCCACGATCTTCCCTTCCTTGTGACCTGCAACCATTGTAAAAACCCGCCCTGTGTACAGGCATGCCCTACCCAGGCAACGTTTAAACGGGAAGACGGTATCGTCCTTATGGACTACCACCGCTGCATCGGCTGTCGGTTTTGCATGGCAGCCTGTCCATACGGCTCAAGAAATTTCAACTTCAGAGATCCGCGTCCCTTCATTGAAGAGACAGACCCGGATTTCCCCACCCGTACCAAGGGTGTGGTTGAAAAATGCAACCTGTGCGCCGAACGTCTGGCCAAAGGTGAGCAGCCCCATTGTGTGGAAGCAAGCGAAGGCGCCATCATCGTCGGGGACCTGGAAGATCCTGAATCAGAAATCAGACATCTTCTGGCCGAACATTATACAATCAGACGTAAACAATCCCTGGGTACCGAACCCAGTGTTTACTACATCGTTTAA
- the dsrJ gene encoding sulfate reduction electron transfer complex DsrMKJOP subunit DsrJ, producing the protein MSKNMIMAGLVVFVLAVLSPFWFNLITSTQAAPKPELLGKAATVKKCVLDKYEMRAEHMYLLDVWRDSVVRTGDRKYTGTNGETFNMSLSTGENSCLGCHEDKAKFCDSCHDYASVSPYCWECHTNPKEIK; encoded by the coding sequence ATGAGTAAAAATATGATTATGGCAGGACTTGTGGTATTTGTGCTCGCCGTTCTTTCTCCGTTTTGGTTTAATTTGATCACAAGCACACAGGCCGCGCCTAAACCGGAATTGCTGGGAAAAGCAGCAACAGTCAAGAAATGTGTTCTGGACAAATATGAAATGCGGGCAGAGCATATGTACTTGCTGGATGTGTGGCGGGATTCTGTTGTGCGCACCGGCGACCGCAAATACACCGGCACCAACGGCGAAACCTTTAATATGAGCCTGTCCACAGGTGAAAACTCCTGCCTGGGCTGCCATGAAGACAAAGCGAAATTCTGTGACAGCTGCCACGACTATGCCTCTGTGAGCCCCTATTGCTGGGAATGTCACACCAACCCCAAGGAGATTAAATGA